A portion of the Stigmatella aurantiaca DW4/3-1 genome contains these proteins:
- a CDS encoding serine/threonine-protein kinase, giving the protein MRQRILGPYRLLHRLGRGGMGEVWEAEPTRQPGSRVALKVLHGDERPAGSRGRFIDEARIGALLDHPHIVRTLDLGREGEDLYLVMECLEGIPLSQLDLTSEGPLACGMVVEMGLQVLEALAYAQNAPSPAGVRLGLIHRDLKPSNLFLTVEGKVKIIDFGIARAAGLELTQTRSGLVRGSLPYLSPEQARGEPLDTRSDLFSLGLVLHELLTGRRVFHQSNEATVLSALLWSPIPPVRQLRADVPVALNEALMWALRRDKAERPSSAEAFAQALRAGLPEAERWTQARLAQWSTRRRGRVPTASMELPAVFPGCTETVPSRQTELLPAVAPSPEVPAPRLGGSGWRGAAVAAGVLLAAGGMGVLANPWGFLFAKPHVFPVGKLSEEPSPEGTASSELAWVPGRLAASSSLAVRRFPSRLHAAARDQEAPGRVTIDSRPSGAALSMDGMPLGSAPLYRHVLSPGSYEVEAVFPDGRRRRKMLQVASGEDAQLLLEW; this is encoded by the coding sequence ATGAGGCAGCGCATCCTGGGCCCGTATCGATTGCTGCACCGCCTGGGCCGGGGCGGGATGGGCGAGGTCTGGGAGGCGGAGCCCACGCGACAGCCGGGCTCGCGCGTGGCCCTCAAGGTGTTGCATGGCGATGAGCGGCCTGCCGGCTCCCGGGGCCGTTTCATCGATGAGGCCCGTATCGGCGCCCTGCTGGACCATCCTCACATCGTCCGCACGTTGGATCTGGGGCGGGAAGGGGAAGACCTCTATCTGGTCATGGAATGCTTGGAGGGCATTCCCCTGTCACAATTGGACCTGACCTCCGAGGGGCCGCTCGCGTGCGGGATGGTGGTGGAGATGGGGCTCCAGGTGCTGGAGGCCCTCGCGTATGCCCAGAATGCCCCCTCGCCCGCGGGCGTCCGGCTGGGGCTCATTCACCGGGATCTCAAGCCCTCCAACCTCTTTCTGACGGTGGAGGGCAAGGTCAAGATCATCGACTTTGGGATTGCCCGCGCGGCGGGGCTGGAACTCACGCAGACCCGCTCCGGGCTGGTCCGGGGAAGCCTGCCTTATCTGTCGCCGGAGCAGGCGCGTGGCGAGCCACTCGATACACGAAGCGATCTGTTCTCGCTGGGGCTTGTGTTGCATGAGCTGCTCACGGGGCGCCGCGTCTTCCATCAGTCGAATGAGGCCACGGTGCTCAGCGCGCTGCTCTGGAGCCCCATTCCTCCGGTGCGCCAGCTGCGCGCGGATGTTCCCGTGGCGCTCAATGAAGCGCTCATGTGGGCGCTGAGGCGCGACAAGGCGGAGCGGCCCTCTTCCGCGGAAGCGTTCGCCCAGGCGCTGCGTGCGGGGTTGCCCGAGGCGGAGCGCTGGACGCAGGCGCGGCTGGCTCAGTGGAGCACGCGCCGGCGCGGGAGAGTCCCCACGGCGTCGATGGAGCTGCCCGCGGTTTTTCCGGGATGCACGGAGACAGTGCCTTCCCGCCAGACAGAGTTGCTCCCGGCGGTGGCGCCCAGCCCCGAGGTGCCGGCTCCCCGCCTCGGTGGAAGTGGGTGGCGAGGCGCCGCGGTTGCCGCCGGCGTGCTGCTGGCGGCCGGCGGCATGGGCGTGCTCGCGAACCCGTGGGGCTTTCTTTTCGCGAAGCCGCACGTTTTCCCCGTAGGGAAGCTCTCCGAGGAGCCGTCTCCCGAGGGGACAGCCTCTTCGGAGCTGGCCTGGGTGCCCGGCAGACTCGCCGCGTCTTCATCCTTGGCCGTGCGCCGGTTTCCGTCCCGTCTCCATGCCGCCGCCCGCGACCAGGAGGCACCTGGGCGCGTGACCATCGATTCCCGGCCCAGTGGGGCGGCGCTCTCCATGGATGGGATGCCCCTGGGGTCCGCGCCCCTT